A section of the Halostella salina genome encodes:
- a CDS encoding DNA polymerase II large subunit gives MRPEDERYFERLESGLDDAFEVARAAREQGHDPETKVEIPVAKDMADRVENILGIDGVAERVRELEGEMSREEAALELAKDFAEGRVGDYETKAGKVEGAVRTAVALLTEGVVAAPIEGIDRVELLENDDGTEFVNVYYAGPIRSAGGTAQALSVLVADYTRALIGVDEYRARDDEVERYAEEVSLYDDETGLQYSPKDKESKFIAEHVPIMLDGEPTGDEEVSGFRDLERVDTNNPRGGMCLVLAEGIALKAPKIQRYTRNLDEVDWPWLQDLIDGTIGNEEGDDGGDADGDSDDESDGEAAEGDDGGTNEPDGPPRVDESWKFLRDLIAGRPVFSHPSETGGFRLRYGRARNHGFATAGVHPATMHLVDDFLATGTQIKTERPGKAAGVVPVDSIEGPTVRLANGDVRRIDDPEEALEIRNGVEKILDLGEYLVNYGEFVENNHPLAPAAYAFEWWVQEFEDTAADVQAMADSVRVDLEDPDPEEAVEWATEYDAPLHPAYTYLWHDLTVAEFEALADAVAAGEVVDGDLLVENADPVRAALEALLVEHRQESDAVTVPVWRPLVRSLGLTETLDRTWDDLSPEARDWDNAVKAVNEVAPFTVRERAPTRIGNRMGRPEKSESRELSPAVHTLFPIGEAGGSQRDVAAAAGHADSMSDTPGEVEVEVGRRECPGCGGETFRPKCPDCGAHTEPHYECPSCEQELEPDEAGRVHCSRCEVDGTSVESRVVDVHAEYREALERVGERENAFDILKGVKGLTSTNKTPEAVDKGILRSKHGVSAFKDGTVRYDMTDLPVTSVRPAELDVTVDQFRQLGYDEDIHGDPLQHDDQLVELKVQDVVLSDGAAEHLLKTADFVDDLLAQFYDLDPYYELDERDDLVGELVFGMAPHTSAAVVGRVIGFTSAAVGYAHPFFHASKRRNCFHPETKVWYEDEAGQWHYEAIRELVENRLHDPDVDDFGTLVQELDGDVRVPSLDEDGEIVQKPVEALSKHRSPDHLVEIETRSGREITVTPDHDVHVFDEDGLAAKRASEITSSDSLVTPAEVDVPGSDVRFDLLEEFLTSDEVPHESLMVKGLDKEELYDLFTEELADHWDGEFYPLKSTAEFLGLTKKALSNYVYRGSFPASLLIDLLGSPAAVSECVPDDVTLGMKRDTAEIDRIVDLDADLATLLGYFAAEGFTREQATPKGTIHQTTVSGVETEAREFFVDTFRARLGVEPYRENEYKVTVSGRLPRLFFETVLDCGTGAANKRVPECIFDAPDNIVAAYLSGYFSGDGTVEKDSLKVSATTISRTLKEDMLALLTRLGISARVRTSDPVPLSGNFPEFYESDVPMSAKSYVLHVSSSDAVRFAEKVGFHLSRKQNRLTTQVEAIKPLGRRVFDGGSGEYLVDEVTDVEYVEADTDHTYCLTVEGTHSLIANDTSQKQCDGDEDCVMLLLDGLLNFSKSYLPDQRGGQMDAPLVMSSRIDPSEIDDEAHNMDVVSQYSREFYEATREMADPGEVDVEIAEDTLGTDREYAGFDHTHDTTDLAMGPDLSAYKTLGSMMDKMDAQLELSRKLRAVDETDVAERVIEFHFLPDLIGNLRAFSRQETRCLDCGEKYRRMPLSGDCRECGGDVNLTVHQGSVNKYMDTAIQVAEEYGTRDYTKQRLEVLEKSLESIFENDKNKQTGIADFM, from the coding sequence ATGCGGCCCGAGGACGAACGGTACTTCGAACGGCTCGAATCCGGCCTCGACGACGCGTTCGAAGTCGCCCGCGCGGCCCGCGAACAGGGCCACGACCCCGAGACCAAGGTCGAAATCCCGGTCGCCAAGGACATGGCCGACCGCGTCGAGAACATCCTCGGGATCGACGGCGTGGCCGAGCGCGTGCGCGAACTGGAGGGCGAGATGAGCCGCGAGGAGGCGGCGCTCGAACTCGCGAAGGACTTCGCGGAGGGCCGCGTCGGCGACTACGAGACGAAGGCCGGCAAGGTCGAGGGCGCTGTCCGCACCGCCGTCGCGCTGCTCACCGAGGGCGTCGTCGCCGCCCCCATCGAGGGGATCGACCGCGTCGAACTGCTCGAGAACGACGACGGCACGGAGTTCGTCAACGTGTACTACGCCGGCCCGATCCGCTCGGCCGGCGGGACCGCGCAGGCCCTCTCGGTGCTTGTCGCGGACTACACCCGCGCGCTCATCGGCGTCGACGAGTACAGGGCCCGGGACGACGAGGTCGAGCGCTACGCCGAGGAGGTGTCGCTGTACGACGACGAGACCGGGCTCCAGTACTCCCCGAAGGACAAGGAGTCGAAGTTCATCGCCGAGCACGTCCCAATCATGCTGGACGGGGAGCCGACCGGCGACGAGGAGGTGTCCGGCTTCCGCGACCTCGAACGGGTCGACACGAACAACCCCCGCGGCGGGATGTGTCTCGTCCTCGCCGAGGGGATCGCGCTGAAGGCCCCGAAGATCCAGCGCTACACGCGCAACCTCGACGAGGTCGACTGGCCGTGGCTCCAGGACCTCATCGACGGCACCATCGGGAACGAGGAAGGTGACGACGGCGGCGACGCCGACGGGGACTCCGATGACGAGTCGGACGGCGAGGCCGCCGAGGGCGACGACGGTGGCACCAACGAGCCGGACGGCCCGCCCCGCGTCGACGAGTCCTGGAAGTTCCTGCGCGACCTCATCGCTGGCCGCCCGGTCTTCTCACACCCGAGCGAAACCGGCGGCTTCCGCCTGCGCTACGGCCGCGCGCGCAACCACGGGTTCGCGACCGCCGGCGTCCACCCGGCGACGATGCACCTCGTCGACGATTTCCTCGCCACCGGGACGCAGATCAAGACCGAGCGCCCCGGCAAGGCCGCGGGCGTCGTCCCGGTCGACTCAATCGAGGGGCCGACCGTCCGCCTCGCCAACGGCGACGTGCGCCGGATCGACGACCCCGAGGAGGCCCTCGAGATCCGGAACGGCGTCGAGAAGATACTCGACCTCGGCGAGTACCTCGTCAACTACGGCGAGTTCGTCGAGAACAACCACCCCCTTGCTCCCGCCGCCTACGCGTTCGAGTGGTGGGTCCAGGAGTTCGAGGACACCGCCGCCGACGTGCAGGCGATGGCCGACTCGGTCCGCGTCGACCTGGAGGACCCCGACCCCGAGGAGGCGGTCGAATGGGCGACCGAGTACGACGCCCCGCTCCACCCGGCGTACACCTATCTCTGGCACGACCTCACGGTCGCGGAGTTCGAGGCGCTCGCCGACGCCGTCGCCGCCGGCGAGGTCGTCGACGGCGACCTGCTCGTCGAGAACGCCGACCCGGTCCGGGCGGCGCTGGAGGCGCTGCTCGTCGAACACCGACAGGAATCGGACGCGGTAACCGTCCCGGTCTGGCGGCCGCTCGTCCGCTCGCTCGGCCTCACCGAAACCCTCGACCGGACGTGGGACGACCTCTCGCCCGAGGCCCGCGACTGGGACAACGCGGTGAAGGCGGTCAACGAGGTCGCGCCGTTCACCGTCCGCGAGCGCGCGCCCACGCGTATCGGCAACCGCATGGGCCGCCCGGAGAAGTCGGAGTCCCGCGAACTCAGCCCCGCCGTCCACACCCTCTTCCCCATCGGCGAGGCCGGCGGGAGCCAGCGCGACGTGGCCGCCGCCGCGGGCCACGCCGACTCCATGTCCGACACCCCCGGCGAGGTCGAGGTGGAGGTCGGCCGCCGCGAGTGTCCCGGCTGCGGCGGCGAGACGTTCCGCCCGAAGTGCCCCGACTGCGGCGCGCACACCGAACCGCACTACGAGTGTCCGAGCTGTGAGCAGGAGCTGGAGCCCGACGAGGCCGGGCGCGTCCACTGCTCGCGCTGCGAGGTCGACGGCACCTCCGTCGAGTCCCGAGTCGTCGACGTTCACGCCGAGTACCGCGAGGCCCTGGAACGCGTCGGCGAGCGCGAGAACGCCTTCGACATCCTCAAAGGCGTCAAGGGGCTCACCTCGACGAACAAGACGCCCGAAGCGGTCGACAAGGGGATCCTCCGGTCGAAACACGGCGTCTCCGCGTTCAAGGACGGCACCGTCCGCTACGACATGACGGACCTCCCGGTCACCTCGGTCCGCCCCGCCGAACTCGACGTCACCGTCGACCAGTTCCGCCAACTGGGCTACGACGAGGACATCCACGGCGACCCGCTCCAGCACGACGACCAGCTGGTCGAACTGAAGGTGCAGGACGTCGTCCTCTCGGACGGTGCGGCCGAACACCTCCTGAAGACCGCCGACTTCGTCGACGACCTCCTGGCGCAGTTCTACGACCTCGACCCCTACTACGAACTGGACGAGCGCGACGACCTCGTCGGCGAACTGGTGTTCGGGATGGCCCCCCACACGAGCGCGGCCGTCGTGGGCCGCGTGATCGGCTTCACCAGCGCGGCGGTGGGGTACGCGCATCCGTTCTTCCACGCCTCGAAGCGGCGGAACTGCTTCCATCCCGAAACGAAGGTCTGGTACGAGGACGAGGCAGGACAGTGGCACTACGAGGCGATCCGTGAACTCGTGGAGAACCGGCTCCACGATCCGGATGTGGACGACTTCGGAACGCTCGTGCAGGAGTTAGACGGCGACGTACGTGTTCCGTCACTGGACGAGGACGGAGAGATAGTGCAGAAACCGGTCGAGGCGTTGTCGAAACACCGCTCTCCCGACCACCTCGTCGAGATCGAAACTCGCAGCGGTCGGGAGATCACTGTCACGCCGGACCACGATGTGCATGTCTTCGATGAGGACGGACTCGCGGCAAAGCGAGCAAGCGAGATTACGTCGTCCGATTCGCTGGTGACTCCGGCGGAGGTAGACGTGCCCGGTTCGGATGTTCGATTCGACCTGCTCGAAGAGTTCCTCACCAGCGACGAGGTTCCCCACGAGTCACTCATGGTGAAGGGGTTGGACAAAGAGGAACTCTACGACCTTTTCACAGAAGAACTCGCGGACCACTGGGACGGGGAGTTCTATCCGCTGAAGAGCACTGCCGAATTCCTCGGTCTCACGAAGAAGGCGTTGAGTAATTACGTCTATCGAGGAAGTTTCCCGGCGTCGCTACTTATCGACCTGCTCGGGTCACCGGCCGCTGTCTCCGAGTGTGTCCCGGACGATGTCACCCTTGGGATGAAGCGGGACACCGCCGAAATCGACAGGATCGTCGATCTCGATGCGGACCTCGCCACGCTCTTAGGATACTTCGCCGCGGAGGGGTTCACTCGTGAGCAGGCAACACCCAAAGGCACGATCCATCAGACGACCGTCTCCGGGGTCGAAACGGAAGCACGGGAATTCTTCGTCGACACGTTTCGGGCCAGACTCGGGGTCGAACCGTACCGCGAAAACGAGTACAAAGTCACCGTCTCGGGACGGTTACCGCGACTGTTCTTCGAGACGGTGCTCGACTGTGGAACGGGCGCTGCGAATAAACGCGTTCCAGAATGTATCTTCGATGCCCCCGACAATATCGTCGCCGCGTACCTCAGCGGATACTTCAGCGGCGATGGCACCGTGGAAAAAGACTCGCTGAAGGTTTCGGCAACGACAATAAGTCGGACGCTGAAGGAAGACATGCTCGCGCTACTCACCCGGCTGGGGATCTCGGCGCGCGTCAGAACCTCGGATCCGGTTCCACTCAGCGGGAACTTCCCCGAGTTCTACGAGAGCGACGTTCCGATGTCGGCGAAGTCGTACGTGCTTCACGTCTCCTCGTCGGACGCCGTCCGGTTCGCCGAAAAGGTAGGCTTCCACCTGTCGCGAAAGCAGAACCGACTGACCACACAGGTCGAAGCGATCAAACCCCTGGGACGGCGCGTCTTCGACGGGGGGAGTGGAGAGTATCTGGTCGACGAAGTCACCGACGTCGAGTACGTCGAGGCCGACACCGACCACACGTACTGTCTCACCGTCGAAGGGACACACTCGTTGATAGCGAACGACACCTCGCAGAAGCAGTGCGACGGCGACGAAGACTGCGTGATGCTGTTGCTCGACGGCCTGCTCAACTTCAGCAAGTCGTACCTGCCCGACCAGCGCGGCGGGCAGATGGACGCGCCGCTGGTCATGTCCTCACGCATCGACCCTTCGGAGATCGACGACGAGGCCCACAACATGGACGTGGTCTCGCAGTACTCCAGGGAGTTCTACGAGGCGACCCGCGAGATGGCCGACCCCGGCGAGGTCGACGTGGAGATAGCCGAGGACACCCTCGGCACCGACCGGGAGTACGCCGGGTTCGACCACACCCACGACACGACCGACCTGGCGATGGGGCCGGACCTGTCGGCGTACAAGACGCTCGGCTCGATGATGGACAAGATGGACGCCCAGCTGGAGCTGTCCCGGAAGCTCCGGGCCGTCGACGAGACGGACGTGGCCGAGCGCGTCATCGAGTTCCACTTCCTGCCGGACCTCATCGGGAACCTCCGGGCGTTCTCCCGGCAGGAGACGCGCTGTCTCGACTGCGGCGAGAAGTACCGCCGGATGCCGCTGTCGGGCGACTGCCGGGAGTGTGGCGGCGACGTGAACCTCACCGTCCACCAGGGGTCGGTGAACAAGTACATGGACACCGCGATCCAGGTCGCCGAGGAGTACGGCACCCGCGACTACACGAAACAGCGGCTGGAGGTGCTCGAAAAATCACTTGAGAGCATCTTCGAGAACGACAAAAACAAGCAGACTGGCATCGCGGACTTCATGTGA
- a CDS encoding PPC domain-containing DNA-binding protein produces MQYREVETTGEYLARLDNGADWREEIEGLAAEADADAAWFAAMGAVQDAEVWFYDQETFEYEPVEFDEHLEVAGCVGNVSWLNGDRFAHTHATLSRPDGEALAGHLNAATVFAGEVYMRTFDTTLEREHDETTDLDLWL; encoded by the coding sequence ATGCAATACCGCGAGGTCGAGACCACGGGGGAGTATCTGGCTCGACTCGACAACGGGGCCGACTGGCGCGAGGAGATCGAGGGGCTCGCCGCCGAGGCCGACGCCGACGCCGCCTGGTTCGCCGCGATGGGAGCCGTACAGGACGCGGAGGTCTGGTTCTACGACCAGGAGACGTTCGAGTACGAACCGGTCGAGTTCGACGAACACCTGGAGGTCGCCGGCTGCGTCGGCAACGTCTCGTGGCTCAACGGGGATAGGTTCGCGCACACGCACGCGACGCTCTCGCGGCCCGACGGCGAGGCGCTCGCGGGGCACCTGAACGCCGCCACCGTCTTCGCCGGCGAGGTGTACATGCGGACGTTCGACACGACGCTGGAGCGCGAGCACGACGAGACCACCGACCTGGACCTCTGGTTATAG
- a CDS encoding DUF7556 family protein yields the protein MATHPSGPDDPADDAEVMGAVDGDGSSQEYVIADISEDGAWLSVHVDDAPTLPAWR from the coding sequence ATGGCGACCCACCCGTCGGGCCCGGACGACCCCGCCGACGATGCTGAAGTTATGGGTGCCGTCGACGGCGACGGCAGCAGCCAGGAGTACGTCATCGCCGACATCAGCGAGGACGGTGCCTGGCTTTCGGTACACGTCGACGACGCGCCGACACTTCCGGCCTGGCGCTGA
- a CDS encoding ABC transporter substrate-binding protein, which translates to MTDNDTTRRRFLQATGGAAAAVALAGCSGGGGGDETDTDTDTLTQASETETSTPEQEQSDKTYNVINSTLTTLDPVASTDEASSIVIHNLHDALTNYVNGTTTTEPLLAESVETNDDGSVLTFNLRSDATFNGDYGNVTASDAVYSLERLAQSDNSRRAGFLLGDLGVEHETDSDGNYVPGSIAVEAEDESTLTMSLAQPFHATMEMLAYDPFSVIPEGIVGDIEGYEGEMEYETFAQSGSIGAGPFTLDTWSSGSEVIINARDIDDYHGPGPYISSVNWQIIEDANAAYTYSVINRNADKPSIPNAQYDAGKVSIEGRDSQGRQYGTYGPLENDLTANYYRVEQLTTYYIGFNAAEVPKFVRQAVAYVTNQSQIVNEVLSGPGKTASHFTPPNIYPGGANAYLEHESNYPYGLDETRIGEARSIMEENGYSEDDPYEVTFTRYAGSQFFTDVANILRDQLASAGVQLNLEEAQFSTLTERGRNGDLDMYTLGWGADYPAPDNFLKLLNPPNTDTSQSAPLSYLNWDADESEAAQQAAEAWQKFKENPAPEAGQEARNEAYVTMEEANWEDVMFLNIFHPIVEKYSYDWVDKPRVGAMGGSSQKESRVRIEDRE; encoded by the coding sequence ATGACAGATAATGACACTACCCGCCGTCGATTCCTGCAGGCGACCGGCGGGGCTGCGGCAGCCGTAGCGCTGGCCGGTTGTTCCGGCGGCGGCGGCGGAGACGAAACCGACACCGACACCGACACGCTCACCCAAGCCTCGGAAACGGAGACGTCGACTCCGGAACAGGAGCAAAGCGACAAGACGTACAACGTCATCAATTCGACCCTGACGACCCTTGACCCCGTCGCGAGCACCGACGAGGCGTCGAGTATCGTCATTCACAACCTCCACGACGCACTGACGAACTACGTCAACGGCACGACGACGACCGAGCCGCTGCTCGCCGAGAGCGTCGAGACCAACGATGACGGCTCGGTGCTCACGTTCAACCTCCGTTCCGACGCCACGTTCAACGGCGACTACGGCAACGTGACCGCCTCGGACGCCGTTTACTCGCTCGAACGGCTCGCGCAGTCCGACAACTCGCGTCGCGCCGGCTTCCTGCTCGGCGACCTGGGTGTCGAGCACGAGACCGACAGCGACGGCAACTACGTCCCCGGCTCGATCGCCGTCGAGGCCGAGGACGAGTCGACGCTGACGATGAGTCTCGCGCAGCCGTTCCACGCGACGATGGAGATGCTGGCGTACGACCCGTTCTCGGTCATTCCGGAGGGCATCGTCGGCGACATCGAGGGGTACGAGGGCGAGATGGAATACGAGACGTTCGCCCAGAGCGGCTCCATCGGCGCTGGGCCGTTCACGCTGGACACGTGGAGTTCGGGCAGCGAGGTCATCATCAACGCCCGCGACATCGACGACTACCACGGTCCCGGTCCGTACATCTCGTCGGTCAACTGGCAGATCATCGAGGACGCCAACGCGGCGTACACGTACTCGGTGATCAACCGGAACGCCGACAAACCGAGCATTCCGAACGCACAGTACGACGCCGGCAAGGTTTCCATCGAAGGGCGTGACAGCCAGGGCCGCCAGTACGGGACGTACGGTCCCCTCGAGAACGACCTGACGGCGAACTACTACCGGGTCGAGCAGCTCACGACCTACTACATCGGCTTCAACGCCGCCGAGGTGCCGAAGTTCGTGCGCCAGGCCGTGGCGTACGTCACCAACCAGAGCCAGATCGTCAACGAGGTCCTCAGCGGCCCCGGGAAGACGGCGTCGCACTTCACGCCGCCGAACATCTACCCCGGCGGCGCGAACGCCTACCTCGAACACGAGTCGAACTACCCGTACGGGCTCGACGAGACCCGCATCGGCGAGGCGCGCTCCATCATGGAGGAGAACGGCTACAGCGAGGACGACCCCTACGAGGTCACGTTCACTCGCTACGCCGGCAGCCAGTTCTTCACGGACGTGGCGAACATCCTCCGCGACCAGCTCGCCTCCGCCGGCGTCCAGCTCAACCTCGAGGAGGCCCAGTTCAGCACGCTGACCGAGCGCGGTCGCAACGGCGACCTCGACATGTACACGCTCGGCTGGGGCGCGGACTACCCCGCACCGGACAACTTCCTGAAGCTGCTGAACCCGCCGAACACGGACACGTCGCAGTCGGCACCCCTCAGCTACCTCAACTGGGACGCCGACGAGAGCGAGGCGGCCCAGCAGGCTGCCGAGGCCTGGCAGAAGTTCAAGGAGAACCCCGCTCCCGAGGCCGGGCAGGAGGCCCGTAACGAGGCCTACGTCACGATGGAGGAGGCCAACTGGGAGGACGTGATGTTCCTCAACATCTTCCACCCGATCGTCGAGAAATACTCCTACGACTGGGTCGACAAGCCCCGCGTCGGCGCGATGGGCGGCTCGTCACAGAAGGAGTCCAGAGTCCGCATCGAGGACCGCGAATAA
- a CDS encoding ABC transporter permease yields MSRWSYLGKRLVLSIPVILFGVTVTFIAIRMGPIDPVAAVYGQNADPDDMARLRQNLGLNQPLWQQYIDFAWDLFRFDLGQSWVIQAGRSTESLIWSRAPRTIWMGFWAILIPLFIGIPLGFYAGLNPNTIGDYSASFGGIVWRAMPNFWLAVLLLVGLSRSEDILFGFNWKQFIVHTPVVIGTNEFQAAWDGLRAGQIEPVQWVKATKQILPAAVVLGSASMGNEMRIGRTAMLETKNSKYVEMAKAKGVPDRVLVWKHMFRNALIPLVPVITAEAGLLLGGSVLVETVMAINGIGQLFFRALVQGDMPVAGALMYIFILLLVFINIMQDLLYTIIDPRVGYESQ; encoded by the coding sequence ATGAGTCGTTGGTCGTACCTCGGCAAACGACTGGTCCTGTCGATCCCCGTCATCCTCTTTGGGGTCACAGTGACCTTCATCGCGATCCGGATGGGACCGATCGACCCCGTCGCCGCGGTGTACGGACAGAACGCGGACCCCGACGACATGGCACGCCTGCGGCAGAACCTGGGGTTGAACCAGCCGCTCTGGCAGCAGTACATCGACTTCGCCTGGGACCTGTTCCGATTCGACCTCGGCCAGTCCTGGGTGATTCAGGCGGGCCGGAGCACCGAGTCCCTGATCTGGTCGCGCGCCCCCCGGACCATCTGGATGGGCTTCTGGGCCATCCTGATCCCGCTTTTCATCGGGATCCCGCTGGGCTTTTACGCCGGCCTGAACCCCAACACTATCGGTGACTACTCGGCCTCCTTCGGCGGCATCGTCTGGCGCGCCATGCCGAACTTCTGGCTGGCCGTGCTGCTGCTGGTCGGGCTCTCACGGTCCGAGGACATCCTCTTTGGCTTCAACTGGAAGCAGTTCATCGTCCACACACCGGTGGTGATCGGTACCAACGAGTTCCAGGCCGCCTGGGACGGTCTCAGAGCGGGACAGATAGAACCCGTCCAGTGGGTCAAAGCGACGAAACAGATACTCCCCGCCGCCGTCGTCCTCGGCTCCGCGTCGATGGGCAACGAGATGCGTATCGGTCGGACCGCGATGCTCGAGACGAAGAACTCCAAGTACGTGGAGATGGCGAAGGCGAAGGGAGTCCCCGACCGCGTGCTCGTCTGGAAGCACATGTTCCGTAACGCCCTGATCCCGCTCGTTCCGGTCATCACGGCCGAGGCGGGGCTGCTGCTCGGTGGCTCCGTGCTCGTCGAGACGGTGATGGCGATAAACGGCATCGGGCAACTGTTCTTCCGGGCGCTGGTACAGGGTGATATGCCCGTCGCAGGGGCGTTGATGTACATCTTCATCCTCCTGCTTGTCTTCATCAACATCATGCAAGACCTGCTGTACACCATAATCGACCCACGGGTCGGCTACGAGAGTCAGTAA
- a CDS encoding ABC transporter permease, translated as MSRYTTDTDDVSLRERVRSNPSPALRWLAVAAVLFALQAGAVFGAMMELPPWNGIAERLFGLPVVALLEPVGAALAAAGDRLADIPTLLSRELIPNRGHRVPGGPIFETTVAGFNIVYWQWDGTFLGLPAAIAWAIRVAVVYIYAFVWLAWLWKGYLVFREHYRYANWTPADDIVDRMRTHRWGQFGFIVITLFVVMAIFAPALGPTTVEENIRTPYSYETEYLDKETGEVRSTLIGNANLGSRSRGAGDENYGIGTYDSFDRWHPFGTLSNGKDLFTFIATGARTSLFIGMIAIGISSSIAFALAMVTAFYRGAVDLSAVLISDSIQAMPRLLVLIGAAVILSGTWIDEIYNGGFLLAVLFGAWGWPGLWRAVRGPSLQVVQREWVDAAKSYGQTPRRIMQKHMAPYVIGYLLIYASMNLGGIIIGTSALSFLGLGVTAPTPEWGRAIDMGQDYVATQSWHMSIIPGVLIVIVVTAFNALGDGIRDAIDPQSDDGSASGESAAAGGGA; from the coding sequence ATGAGCCGCTACACTACCGACACCGACGACGTATCGCTTCGAGAACGCGTCCGGTCGAACCCATCCCCGGCGCTTCGCTGGCTGGCCGTCGCAGCGGTCCTCTTTGCGCTGCAGGCGGGTGCCGTGTTCGGGGCGATGATGGAACTGCCGCCGTGGAACGGGATCGCCGAACGGCTGTTCGGTCTCCCGGTGGTCGCACTGCTGGAACCCGTCGGTGCGGCCCTCGCCGCCGCCGGCGACAGGCTCGCTGATATCCCCACCCTGCTGTCCCGCGAGCTGATCCCGAACCGCGGCCACCGGGTCCCCGGTGGGCCGATCTTCGAGACGACGGTCGCCGGGTTCAACATCGTCTACTGGCAGTGGGACGGGACGTTCCTCGGCCTGCCGGCGGCGATCGCGTGGGCCATCCGCGTCGCGGTCGTCTACATCTACGCGTTCGTCTGGCTCGCGTGGCTCTGGAAGGGGTATCTCGTCTTCCGTGAACACTACCGCTACGCCAACTGGACGCCGGCTGACGACATTGTCGACCGGATGCGGACCCACCGCTGGGGCCAGTTCGGCTTCATCGTCATCACGCTGTTCGTCGTGATGGCTATCTTCGCCCCGGCGCTCGGCCCGACGACCGTCGAGGAGAACATCCGGACGCCGTACAGCTACGAGACGGAGTATCTCGACAAGGAGACCGGTGAAGTCAGGTCGACGCTTATCGGGAACGCGAACCTCGGCTCCCGCTCGCGCGGGGCCGGCGACGAGAACTACGGGATCGGAACGTACGACAGCTTCGACAGGTGGCACCCGTTCGGGACATTGAGTAACGGAAAAGACCTGTTTACCTTCATCGCCACCGGGGCGAGAACGTCCCTGTTCATCGGTATGATCGCCATCGGCATCTCCTCGTCCATCGCGTTCGCGCTGGCGATGGTCACCGCATTCTACAGGGGTGCTGTGGACCTCTCGGCGGTGCTGATAAGCGACTCGATCCAGGCGATGCCGCGGCTGCTGGTCCTGATCGGGGCCGCGGTGATCTTATCAGGGACATGGATAGACGAAATATACAACGGAGGGTTCCTCCTGGCGGTGCTGTTCGGCGCGTGGGGGTGGCCCGGACTGTGGCGCGCGGTGCGTGGGCCGTCGCTACAGGTCGTCCAGCGTGAGTGGGTCGACGCCGCGAAGAGCTACGGGCAGACGCCACGCCGGATCATGCAAAAGCACATGGCTCCCTACGTCATCGGCTACCTGCTCATCTACGCGTCGATGAACCTCGGCGGGATCATCATCGGCACGTCCGCGCTGTCGTTCCTCGGGCTCGGCGTCACCGCGCCGACGCCCGAGTGGGGCCGTGCCATCGACATGGGACAGGACTACGTCGCAACCCAGTCCTGGCACATGTCGATCATTCCCGGCGTGCTCATCGTGATCGTCGTGACCGCGTTCAACGCGCTCGGTGACGGCATCCGCGACGCGATCGACCCGCAGAGCGACGACGGCAGCGCCAGCGGCGAATCCGCCGCGGCGGGTGGTGGCGCATGA